A stretch of the Actinomyces qiguomingii genome encodes the following:
- a CDS encoding glycoside hydrolase family 3 N-terminal domain-containing protein, translating into MTTIPDAKVPTDNATVPAPAAQLTDAQRDHIEALLARMTWEQKLAQAQVAFKMTQQDCLEAARAGIGALFWPGNATDTNAIQRAAVEETELGIPLLIGLDVIHGQRTIFPTPLAMGASFSTAVAHDCAATSAAEARSGGVTWTFSPMVDVARDPRWGRVAEGFGEDPLLTAELGAAMVAGYQHERLDELGAMVATAKHFIGYGAAEGGRDYNTVDMSDQRLHSVYLPPFAACVDAGVGSVMASFNTFNGRPVHANRRLLTGVLKEELGFAGAIVGDASGVDNLIPHGVAADLADAARMSLAAGLDVEMGGHLHDPVARPDSPALLDGDDPALVARVDDAVRRVLTLKMALGLFEHPYVDPDAEITTPTAEHLAAARNAAEKCPVLLTNDGTLPIAPTTRRILLAGPAATHTDHLGAWVQHFAAPPVHCLADALTTALGERAAAAGTPAPELTVLGGQDPLDVTEAEAAAVAAAAADADLVILALDEPSQLTGEATSRADLHLPGNQAALVHAVAATGTPLAVVLVAGRPLVVEEWIEEPSAVLVAWHLGTTAPEVIADILTGAVNPSGRLPMAFPRHSGQLPATYDAHENTGRPATRGGEMTKPAFDMGLDGPANLQEFFTSKYRDLELGPRFRFGHGLSYTSFTYRDAALSRATITLAELDAGAAVEVTATVSNTGARDGEDVVLLFTHDLLASLAPAVRRLAGFQRIAVPTGGSQEVTFRLDRSRLALWDDDGQGWRVEPGDFEIRLGTDPDAVPLLLTVTA; encoded by the coding sequence GTGACCACCATTCCCGACGCCAAGGTCCCCACCGACAACGCCACCGTCCCCGCACCCGCAGCCCAGCTCACCGACGCCCAGCGTGACCACATCGAGGCCCTGCTCGCCCGCATGACCTGGGAGCAGAAACTGGCGCAGGCGCAGGTCGCCTTCAAGATGACTCAACAGGACTGCTTGGAGGCGGCCCGCGCCGGCATCGGCGCCCTGTTCTGGCCCGGCAACGCGACCGACACCAACGCCATCCAACGCGCCGCGGTGGAGGAGACCGAACTCGGCATCCCCCTGTTGATCGGTTTGGACGTCATCCACGGCCAGCGCACCATCTTCCCCACCCCACTGGCCATGGGCGCCTCCTTCTCCACCGCCGTCGCCCATGACTGCGCCGCCACCTCCGCCGCCGAGGCACGCTCCGGCGGCGTCACCTGGACCTTCTCACCCATGGTGGACGTCGCCCGCGACCCGCGCTGGGGACGCGTGGCCGAGGGCTTCGGCGAGGACCCCCTGCTGACCGCCGAACTGGGCGCCGCCATGGTGGCCGGCTACCAGCATGAGCGCCTGGACGAGCTGGGCGCCATGGTGGCCACCGCCAAGCACTTCATCGGCTACGGCGCCGCCGAGGGCGGCCGCGACTACAACACCGTGGACATGTCCGACCAGCGGCTGCACAGCGTCTACCTGCCGCCCTTCGCCGCCTGCGTTGATGCCGGCGTCGGCTCCGTCATGGCCTCCTTCAACACCTTCAATGGCCGCCCGGTGCACGCCAACCGCCGTCTGCTCACCGGCGTCCTCAAGGAGGAGCTGGGCTTTGCCGGCGCCATTGTGGGCGATGCCTCCGGCGTGGACAACCTCATCCCCCACGGCGTGGCCGCCGACCTGGCCGATGCCGCCCGCATGTCGCTGGCCGCCGGGCTCGACGTCGAAATGGGCGGCCACCTGCACGACCCCGTCGCCCGTCCCGACAGCCCCGCCCTCCTGGACGGCGACGACCCGGCCCTGGTGGCCCGCGTCGACGACGCCGTGCGCCGCGTCCTGACCTTGAAGATGGCACTCGGCCTGTTCGAGCATCCCTACGTGGACCCCGACGCCGAGATCACCACCCCCACCGCCGAGCACCTGGCCGCCGCCCGCAACGCCGCCGAAAAGTGCCCTGTCCTGCTCACCAACGACGGCACACTGCCCATCGCCCCCACCACCCGCCGCATCCTGCTGGCCGGCCCGGCCGCCACCCACACCGACCACCTGGGCGCCTGGGTGCAGCACTTCGCCGCCCCACCCGTCCACTGCCTGGCCGACGCCTTGACCACCGCCCTGGGCGAGCGCGCCGCAGCAGCCGGTACGCCCGCACCCGAGCTCACGGTGCTGGGCGGGCAGGACCCGCTCGACGTCACCGAGGCGGAGGCCGCCGCCGTCGCCGCGGCCGCGGCCGATGCCGATCTGGTGATCCTCGCTCTGGACGAGCCCAGCCAGCTCACCGGCGAGGCCACCTCCCGCGCCGACCTGCACCTGCCCGGGAACCAGGCCGCCCTCGTCCACGCCGTCGCCGCCACCGGCACGCCCCTGGCGGTCGTGCTAGTCGCCGGGCGCCCCCTCGTCGTCGAGGAGTGGATCGAGGAGCCCAGCGCCGTCCTGGTCGCCTGGCACCTGGGCACCACCGCCCCGGAAGTCATCGCCGACATCCTCACCGGCGCCGTCAACCCCTCCGGACGCCTGCCCATGGCCTTCCCCCGCCACAGCGGGCAGCTGCCCGCGACCTACGACGCCCACGAGAACACCGGCCGCCCCGCCACCCGCGGCGGGGAGATGACCAAACCCGCCTTCGACATGGGCCTGGACGGCCCCGCCAACCTCCAGGAGTTCTTCACCTCCAAGTACCGCGACCTGGAGCTCGGCCCCCGCTTCCGCTTCGGCCACGGCCTGTCCTACACCAGCTTCACCTACCGCGACGCCGCCCTGTCCCGCGCCACCATCACCCTGGCCGAGCTCGACGCCGGCGCCGCCGTGGAGGTCACCGCCACCGTCTCCAACACCGGCGCGCGCGACGGCGAAGACGTGGTGCTGCTGTTCACCCACGACCTGCTGGCCTCGCTCGCCCCCGCCGTCCGCCGGCTCGCCGGCTTCCAGCGCATCGCCGTCCCCACTGGAGGCAGTCAAGAGGTCACCTTCCGGCTGGACCGCAGCCGCCTGGCGCTATGGGACGACGACGGGCAGGGCTGGCGCGTCGAGCCCGGCGACTTCGAGATCCGCCTCGGGACCGACCCCGACGCCGTCCCGCTGCTACTGACCGTCACCGCCTGA
- a CDS encoding MFS transporter yields MTTQSAAPATKGAQVPLKEKISYGFAEFGSQFVWTTVGSYLITFYTDIALIPAAAAANILLVARVLDGFQDLAFGYVAERTKSRWGRFRPYVIFGAPLLSISMILAFWMPFHGGNGAKIAWAGIAYVLLCFLYTVANMSYGSLAGVMTTDSGERVILNWIRNIGSQAAGLILDVATPFLLVSLVASEAAKDRGFDGRSYFLTMLIFALIALPAFLITGLNVRERITMTPEQQKIPFSRTVKAVVTNDQLMVVFFALLLQLFGLFGRIGIMFYYCRWILGNPLLMAGVMLAFRVGTIIGSVTLPPFALKLGKRNMMMASVLSGGVCLVLIFFFGQSNLTVLLALQFLYGLSGFAAPIALSMVPDAVDYYEHKTGVRADGTSYATVSLSTKFANAIGGAAALYIMGWFGYNGALEVQSGSALTGINIAANLVPAIMAFLAFIPLLFWKLDTKTMAKISAELEVKRAAQAEALAEGISRD; encoded by the coding sequence ATGACGACGCAGTCTGCGGCACCCGCCACCAAGGGGGCCCAGGTACCCCTCAAGGAGAAGATCTCCTACGGCTTCGCCGAGTTCGGATCCCAGTTCGTTTGGACCACCGTTGGCTCTTACCTCATCACCTTCTACACCGACATCGCGCTCATTCCAGCGGCCGCGGCGGCGAACATCCTGTTAGTCGCCCGAGTTCTCGACGGCTTCCAAGACCTCGCCTTCGGCTATGTGGCCGAGCGTACCAAGAGCCGCTGGGGTCGCTTCCGCCCCTACGTCATCTTCGGTGCGCCGCTGCTGTCGATCAGCATGATTCTGGCTTTCTGGATGCCCTTCCATGGCGGCAACGGCGCCAAGATCGCCTGGGCGGGTATCGCCTACGTGCTCCTGTGCTTCCTCTACACCGTTGCCAATATGTCTTATGGATCCCTGGCGGGCGTCATGACAACCGATTCCGGTGAGCGCGTCATCCTCAACTGGATCCGCAATATCGGCTCTCAGGCCGCCGGGCTGATCCTGGACGTTGCCACTCCCTTCCTTCTGGTCTCACTTGTAGCGTCAGAGGCTGCCAAGGATCGCGGTTTTGATGGCCGTTCCTACTTCCTCACGATGCTCATTTTTGCGCTTATCGCGTTGCCGGCATTCCTCATCACGGGCCTAAACGTTCGCGAGCGCATCACTATGACGCCCGAGCAGCAGAAGATCCCCTTCAGCCGGACGGTCAAGGCGGTTGTGACCAACGACCAGCTCATGGTCGTTTTCTTTGCGCTGCTGCTGCAGCTCTTCGGCCTCTTCGGGCGCATCGGCATCATGTTCTACTACTGCCGCTGGATCTTGGGTAACCCGCTCCTGATGGCGGGCGTCATGCTCGCCTTCCGAGTCGGCACGATCATAGGTAGCGTCACTTTGCCACCCTTCGCCCTCAAGCTGGGCAAGCGCAATATGATGATGGCCTCCGTGCTTTCGGGAGGGGTCTGCCTCGTGCTCATCTTCTTCTTCGGGCAGAGCAATCTCACCGTGCTACTCGCCCTCCAGTTCCTCTACGGACTGTCCGGCTTCGCGGCTCCGATCGCCCTGTCCATGGTTCCGGACGCCGTCGACTACTACGAGCACAAGACCGGTGTTCGGGCCGACGGCACCTCCTATGCGACCGTTTCCCTCTCCACGAAGTTCGCCAACGCCATCGGCGGCGCCGCCGCCCTGTACATCATGGGCTGGTTCGGTTACAACGGGGCCTTGGAGGTGCAGAGCGGCAGTGCGCTGACGGGCATCAATATCGCCGCTAATCTGGTCCCGGCCATCATGGCCTTCCTCGCCTTCATCCCGCTGTTGTTCTGGAAGTTGGATACCAAGACCATGGCGAAGATCTCCGCGGAGCTCGAGGTCAAGCGCGCCGCCCAGGCCGAGGCCCTCGCCGAGGGCATCAGCCGCGATTAG